A part of Melittangium boletus DSM 14713 genomic DNA contains:
- a CDS encoding tetratricopeptide repeat protein, with translation MTGIVVALVLSLASPLEPARAAYQSGELARARAELEALLYPLQLHEDPLEGEAHLLLAATYHAQEDPARAENEAVLGLGASPDTKLDPLLYPPDFIAFVARVRTVHRERIAALTAMRRPPALTPSLPSTPEPSPADLALRGTASPSRGWYLVPFGVGHFQHGRRTQGTVLAVTQGACLAISATSLGTALALRGPDGRYSAGDAGMARGLNISYLVGAYAFAALYAYGVLDGLVLTPRAP, from the coding sequence GTGACGGGCATCGTCGTGGCCCTGGTCCTGTCACTCGCGTCCCCGTTGGAGCCGGCCCGCGCGGCATACCAATCCGGTGAGCTGGCGCGGGCCCGTGCCGAGCTGGAGGCGCTCCTCTACCCACTGCAACTGCACGAGGACCCACTGGAGGGCGAGGCCCATCTGCTGCTGGCCGCCACCTACCACGCTCAGGAGGATCCGGCCCGCGCCGAAAACGAGGCGGTGCTGGGGCTCGGCGCCAGCCCTGACACGAAGCTCGATCCGCTGCTGTACCCTCCGGACTTCATCGCCTTCGTGGCGCGCGTGCGCACCGTTCATCGAGAGCGCATCGCCGCGCTGACCGCCATGCGCCGTCCGCCCGCCCTCACGCCGTCCCTTCCTTCAACCCCCGAGCCCTCTCCGGCGGATCTGGCACTCCGGGGAACAGCCTCCCCCTCGCGTGGCTGGTACCTGGTGCCCTTCGGCGTGGGCCATTTCCAGCACGGCCGGCGCACCCAGGGAACCGTGCTGGCGGTGACGCAGGGAGCGTGTCTGGCCATTTCCGCGACATCGCTGGGCACGGCGCTGGCGCTGCGGGGTCCCGACGGTCGGTACAGCGCCGGGGACGCGGGCATGGCCCGAGGGCTCAACATCTCCTACCTCGTGGGCGCTTACGCCTTCGCCGCCCTCTACGCCTACGGTGTCCTCGACGGCCTCGTCCTCACCCCACGAGCCCCTTGA
- a CDS encoding MFS transporter: MASSVSVRGVLALLGRNADYRRLFLATLVSMAGDWFAFVAISGFVTEATGRLGASAAVFAARVLPMSLLSPVAGVLADHVDRRRLMIAVDLLRVVPALGMLAALSAFFDPVSEASVPNVVEPEDLSLAQAVSIERIEGLLRCGGLEWRGRGGPLTGPPEPCAAPVHGMVQPLGHTPTLAALA; this comes from the coding sequence ATGGCCTCCTCCGTCTCCGTGCGCGGGGTGCTCGCGCTGCTCGGCCGCAACGCGGACTACCGCCGCCTCTTCCTCGCCACGCTCGTGTCCATGGCGGGCGACTGGTTCGCCTTCGTGGCCATCAGCGGCTTCGTCACCGAGGCCACGGGCCGTCTCGGCGCCTCGGCGGCCGTCTTCGCCGCCAGAGTGCTGCCCATGAGCCTCTTGTCCCCCGTGGCCGGCGTGCTCGCCGATCACGTGGACCGCCGCCGCCTGATGATCGCCGTGGACCTGCTGCGTGTCGTACCCGCGCTCGGCATGCTCGCCGCGCTCTCGGCCTTCTTCGACCCCGTCTCCGAGGCCTCCGTCCCCAACGTCGTCGAGCCCGAGGACCTGTCGCTGGCCCAGGCGGTGAGCATAGAAAGGATTGAAGGCCTGTTGAGATGTGGTGGACTGGAGTGGAGGGGCCGAGGAGGGCCGCTGACGGGGCCGCCCGAGCCGTGCGCTGCGCCGGTACACGGGATGGTGCAACCCCTTGGGCATACCCCTACCCTGGCCGCCCTCGCTTGA